In one window of Phormidium ambiguum IAM M-71 DNA:
- the rpmJ gene encoding 50S ribosomal protein L36 yields the protein MKVRASVRKICEKCRVIRRRGRVMVICSNPKHKQRQG from the coding sequence ATGAAAGTTCGAGCATCAGTTCGTAAAATCTGTGAAAAATGTCGCGTTATCCGTAGACGCGGTAGAGTTATGGTGATCTGCTCCAATCCGAAGCATAAACAACGCCAGGGTTAA